A genomic stretch from Hemibagrus wyckioides isolate EC202008001 linkage group LG20, SWU_Hwy_1.0, whole genome shotgun sequence includes:
- the LOC131371189 gene encoding myomegalin-like isoform X2: MKEVCRVCARELCGNQRRWIFHPAGRLQVLLSHALGRELRRDGRGEFVCSKCAFMLERMYRFDTVVARVEALSIERLHKLLLEKDRLRQCVRGMYLKHNSDATSVEKECMVDMSSIHDAKYCALVEEDLMYSVYESWAEEEEQTLECSHNPQCHGSDASSLWHRSRRCRGCSALRVADSDYEAVCKVPRKLARSISCGPSTRYSETTMTTTASTTLVPEQTARDSSDSDKTLGGRPSSSNSSESLTSTLGAAPRVGQLEQDVREEQNWDLEQDPSLDRASASGKLQLALCLLQNCIYKPVRIPHGSRLPVLIKPGCVDTGINLGNPGQVLRTPTERVAFAREMPGPPRIRLGLALELAELEEMWDDVYEEYLPFCLKKIEKKSLIEEQQSQLNQYESAAGQCVSELQKAQLQVQSLQSKIQESETSNKKLQEKLGDMETELRSIRQAAQSQERTIQSLTESLNTKETESQELYQVIEGQNATLCKLREMAHRSQLQHSQVVEGGDLQGEVVALQSSLFCCQLELEANQRAQRQNQRMAEDLAHSRDRLHSDLEAALQHRETTEKYNQDLRSTVQQLRSELQVKDAQLKEYEADKHSEVSARDKTISELQFALREKERTVQEYSELLDQPTESGRPRDALLDKLKSRIRDRDKALERSIDEKFRCLEEKETEVRKLQLALREKERDLERLRCILTNNEETITSIDGLMRSKDLELEQTQESFRKMQWLKQQSDEKNTITLRERDNIIAQLHTTLHARSKETEDLTAALLAKLSPSPNEVVEELKSRLALKERLFQEVLSERSRQTQEHHTLIQDLLNTISSRDQYIKESGERLRQVITERTGQLNEMRRQLVSREQELSDVTRERERERERGAPLAMEMERLQSILREKESLIQDLMQSQEEATSRPSATTLRSGDSNSELEMQAVKEELQIALRKHRETERELLELRSALTKKPETRITTDPQSALEQLVSEYQQLNQALRAEKKLYQNLNHMQSTEDSMGKTQALHMELDTVQALRGQLEEVLSRTRDTALALDRAAKAHADYGEFSTDEDEDEIEDDDDDDDDEEEEGSSSEEFTDSIEEDVKLTAESLASTENAGVSEGPVSRRISQEAMRGGWQDEVKQKKGEERETGEERSQLSQAGCTSLSQDRCTRSNLQEEKRNLELSGSRSGQDSGSGCGPGTERNVSVKCRRWEQSETDRLNPHDQQQTHMLIEEEEDEYEDEEEKDMRASRGKRGLPTVTLREGAGKRRCNRPHSLDLGVLLTRKTTGEESSTQEIGGENGGSAGFWQHVEAGLREQAERLRSDLALSRQESRELRERLMVSEATVHAQADQLKEYRELLTESAVQQDSKQVQVDLQDLGYETSGRSENEAEREDASSPEFDDIELCNSLSRPSYGSVGNSWHQHGDGSQPDDLLVQDLRAQLTRCHKVIRGLQIRVRSLSTTSDYASSLERTSRKVNWAFQESPAHSGLEDDEGWHSDGPAIGPLKSNRDLQELMSRVASLENQIRNSKLEEKRGAEEGKSATWPGKYNTLIQAQARELSHLRQRMREGRGICHILTQHLGDTTKAFEELLRANDIDYYMGQSFREQLSQSSSLIQRISIKLSGRDRSEVQDDKMGHELLALRLSKELQQKDKIIESLHTKLQQRPDTPSSSHAPSETTDQSDRTSFVSDERASINEDLELCSDVDAVSEYAQEEPAPRSNDADRPSFLPVPPSIQSPITPYRTKESTTGTEGVYSVPLYGSLPLAQTHPWSNSSNNLTSDPLPFFGPLTPQQHQQGLRRPPIRSFSLPHSLSSYPLMGSALPDPSHYTQLSHHSLHQPQKSDSSLVGSSAPWDMDSIIQPIIGLTGAPGYQSGNSHSGVDLIEEHLREIRTLRQRLEDSIRTNERLRQQLETRLAKAARDGAPTNIYIQGLDTVTQLSNEIRVLKEENLSLQSRLQASRDNIEEVEQLREAVLSGRARLKQAELEAEQWKEELRRHQTHSCEQSQQIQQLRQERQSNQEHNNRLQHEVSLLQQQLSESRQLLHSLQCELQLYDRVCTGSKSAPTGYLSGLPYSSAPAVGELNQLLMEVRALRAQLERSVQENSALRIQLQKQLEQQLNSASLEQRPSSLMPASPLRDALYRRQLLHDPSPSPPVRDVGPFPSGPPCSPYSELEESSLTANDSLEPHVELEGDAPDGSFANRNGRHAIGHVDDFSALQQQVLEGRGLVHRMEATLNTCLNTALMEVNTGKALDYASVKTLLSNTKTLRQILEEAMSLLKMFWRAALPSSDSPAQYLQKEQSMKEEIQSLRMRIAEQEEVLQNTIQRLRSTSRTKESMETFIVSQLSRTRDVLKKARANLEKNELRISSLSSSSSSLYHGQVLKGAYPGSSDRGCVTPVIAMETSSPRLAKKRARECLH, translated from the exons ATGAAGGAGGTGTGCCGGGTGTGCGCCCGTGAGCTGTGTGGAAATCAACGCCGCTGGATCTTCCATCCAGCAGGCAGGTTACAGGTGCTGCTGTCACACGCTCTGGGCCGTGAGCTGCGCCGGGACGGCCGTGGAGAATTCGTCTGCAGCAAGTGTGCCTTTATGCTGGAGCGTATGTATCGCTTTGACACGGTGGTTGCGCGTGTGGAGGCACTGTCCATCGAGCGGCTGCACAAGCTCCTGCTGGAGAAAGACCGTCTACGACAATGCGTCAGAGGAATGTATCTCAAGCACAACAGCGATGCAACATCTGTGGAGAAAGAGTGCATGGTGGACATGTCGAGCATCCATGATGCCAAGTACTGCGCCCTGGTTGAAGAGGACTTGATGTATTCGGTGTACGAGTCGTGGGCAGAGGAAGAGGAGCAAACGTTGGAGTGTAGCCATAATCCACAGTGCCACGGGTCAGACGCATCCTCACTCTGGCACCGGTCAAGAAGATGCCGAGGCTGCAGCGCGCTCCGTGTAGCTGACTCGGACTATGAGGCTGTGTGCAAGGTACCTAGGAAGTTGGCACGTAGCATTTCCTGTGGTCCTTCCACGCGCTACTCTGAGACTACCATGACAACGACAGCATCAACTACCCTTGTTCCAGAGCAAACAGCAAGGGATTCATCTGACAGTGACAAGACTTTAGGAGGGAGACCAAGCTCCAGCAACTCATCAGAGTCTTTAACCTCTACCCTGGGTGCAGCGCCACGTGTTGGACAGCTGGAGCAAGACGTGAGGGAAGAGCAGAACTGGGACTTAGAGCAGGACCCCAGTCTTGACCGTGCGAGTGCATCTGGCAAACTGCAGCTTGCTCTGTGCTTGCTTCAGAATTGCATCTACAAACCTGTCCGGATTCCCCACGGAAGTAGGCTTCCTGTTTTAATTAAACCTGGGTGTGTGGATACAGGCATTAATCTAGGCAACCCAGGACAAGTCCTAAGGACCCCCACTGAAAGGGTAGCCTTTGCACGAGAGATGCCTGGGCCTCCAAGAATTCGTCTGGGCCTGGCACTGGAGTTGGCCGAGCTGGAGGAGATGTGGGATGATGTATATGAAGAGTACTTACCTTTCTGCTTGAAGAAGATTGAAAAGAAG TCTCTGATTGAAGAGCAGCAGTCTCAGCTGAACCAGTATGAATCTGCGGCAGGCCAGTGCGTCAGTGAACTGCAGAAGGCTCAGCTACAGGTCCAGTCTCTCCAAAGTAAGATCCAGGAGAGTGAAACCAGCAACAAG AAGCTGCAGGAAAAGCTGGGGGACATGGAGACTGAGCTGCGCTCTATCAGACAGGCAGCTCAGAGTCAGGAGAGGACCATCCAGAGCCTCACTGAAAGTCTTAATACTAAGGAGACAGAG tcacaGGAGTTATATCAGGTTATAGAAGGACAGAATGCCACCCTGTGTAAGCTCAGAGAAATGGCCCATCGCAGTCAGCTCCAACATTCACAG GTTGTAGAAGGCGGTGACCTGCAAGGTGAGGTGGTGGCACTACAAAGCTCTCTTTTCTGCTGCCAGCTGGAGCTGGAGGCAAATCAGCGAGCACAGAGACAGAACCAGAGGATGGCAGAAGACCTGGCACACTCCCGTGACCGCCTGCACAGTGACCTAGAGGCGGCACTGCAGCACCGGGAGACCACCGAAAAGTACAACCAG gatttGCGCAGCACAGTGCAGCAGCTGCGTTCAGAGCTACAGGTGAAGGACGCTCAGCTGAAGGAGTACGAGGCTGATAAACACTCTGAGGTTTCAGCCCGAGACAAAACCATCTCAGAGCTGCAGTTTGCActaagggagaaagagagaactgTGCAG gagTACTCAGAGCTGCTGGACCAGCCTACTGAGTCTGGCCGACCCCGTGACGCCCTGCTGGACAAACTAAAGAGTCGCATTCGTGACCGAGACAAAGCTCTGGAG CGCTCTATAGACGAGAAGTTCCGCTGCTTGGAGGAGAAGGAGACTGAGGTGCGCAAGCTGCAGTTAGCACTtcgggagaaagagagagacctcGAGAGACTGCGCTGTATTTTGACCAACAATGAGGAGACAATCACG agtATAGATGGTCTTATGCGCAGTAAAGATCTGGAGTTGGAACAGACTCAGGAATCGTTCCGGAAGATGCAGTGGCTCAAACAGCAGAGCGACGAGAAAAACACAATCACTTTGCGTGAGAGAGACAACATCATCGCACAGCTGCACACTACGCTCCATGCACGCAGCAAAGAGACAGAG gaCCTGACAGCAGCGTTATTGGCTAAGCTCTCCCCCAGCCCTAACGAGGTAGTGGAGGAGCTCAAGTCACGTCTGGCACTGAAAGAGAGGCTCTTCCAGGAGGTGCTGTCTGAGCGCAGCAGGCAGACTCAGGAGCACCACACACTGATCCAGGACCTGCTCAATACCATCAGCTCCAGAGACCAGTACATCAAG GAGAGCGGCGAGAGGCTGAGGCAGGTGATAACAGAGCGGACCGGGCAGCTAAATGAGATGCGGAGGCAGCTCGTGTCACGTGAACAGGAGCTGAGTGACGTGACacgggagagggagagggagagagaaagaggagctCCACTGGCTATGGAGATGGAGAGACTTCAGAGtatactgagagagaaagaaagcctTATACAG GATCTGATGCAGAGTCAGGAAGAGGCAACTTCCAGACCATCGGCAACAACACTGA GATCGGGAGATAGCAACTCAGAGCTGGAGATGCAGGCTGTTAAAGAGGAGCTTCAGATCGCCCTgaggaaacacagagagacagag AGGGAGCTTTTGGAGTTAAGATCTGCTTTGACCAAAAAGCCTGAAACTCGCATTACCACTGACCCCCAG AGCGCTCTGGAGCAGTTGGTATCAGAGTACCAGCAACTAAACCAGGCTCTGAGAGCCGAGAAGAAGCTCTACCAAAACCTGAACCACATGCAGTCCACAGAAGACAG CATGGGGAAGACTCAGGCACTGCACATGGAGCTGGACACAGTTCAGGCGCTACGCGGACAGCTGGAAGAGGTCCTGAGCAGGACCCGAGACACAGCTCTGGCACTGGACAGGGCAGCTAAGGCCCACGCTGACTATGGAG AGTTCAGCACAGACGAGGATGAGGACGAGAtcgaggatgatgatgatgatgatgatgatgaagaagaagaaggcagTAGCAGTGAAGAATTCACCGACAGTATAGAAGAAGATGTGAAACTGACCGCTGAGAGTCTGGCTAGTACAGAG AATGCTGGGGTTTCTGAAGGTCCAGTGAGCAGAAGGATATCCCAGGAGGCCATGAGGGGAGGATGGCAGGATGAGGTGAAGCAGAAGAagggtgaagagagagagaccggaGAAGAGAGAAGCCAGCTCAGCCAGGCTGGATGTACCTCACTCTCTCAGGACAG GTGTACTCGATCAAACCTGCAAGAGGAAAAGCGCAATCTGGAACTAAGCGGAAGTAGATCCGGACAGGATTCCGGATCTGGGTGTGGACCGGGAACAGAAAGAAACGTATCTGTAAAGTGCAGAAGGTGGGAGCAAAGTGAAACAGACAGGCTGAACCCTCATGACCAGCAGCAAACCCACATGCTtatagaggaagaggaagatgaatatgaagatgaggaggagaaggacaTGCGGGCCTCTCGGGGGAAACGTGGCCTCCCGACTGTGACTCTAAGAGAGGGAGCGGGGAAGAGAAGGTGTAACAGACCTCACTCTCTGGACCTTGGAGTGCTGCTGACTCGCAAAACTACGGGTGAAGAGTCCAGCACACAG GAGATAGGGGGAGAAAATGGAGGTTCTGCAGGGTTCTGGCAGCATGTCGAGGCGGGACTACGTGAGCAGGCGGAGCGTCTCCGTAGCGACCTGGCCCTGAGCCGCCAGGAAAGCAGAGAACTCCGAGAAAGACTGATGGTGTCTGAGGCTACTGTACACGCACAGGCTGACCAGCTCAAGGAGTACAGAGAACTACTGa CGGAGAGTGCAGTGCAGCAGGACAGTAAGCAGGTCCAGGTGGATCTGCAGGATCTGGGCTATGAGACCAGCGGGCGCAGTGAGAATGAGGCTGAGAGAGAAGATGCCAGCAGCCCTG AGTTTGATGATATAGAGCTGTGCAACTCTCTTTCCCGGCCATCGTATGGCAGTGTTGGTAATTCGTGGCATCAGCATGGCGACGGTTCCCAGCCGGACGATTTGTTAGTGCAGGACCTACGTGCACAGCTTACTCGCTGTCACAAAGTGATCCGTGGTCTGCAGATCCGTGTGCGTTCACTTTCCACTACCTCCGACTACGCTTCCAGCCTCGAACGCACATCACGCAAG GTGAACTGGGCCTTCCAAGAGTCTCCTGCCCACAGTGGTTTGGAGGACGATGAGGGCTGGCACTCAGATGGGCCAGCCATTGGACCACTGAAGTCCAACAGGGACCTGCAGGAGCTGATGTCTCGTGTGGCCTCCTTGGAGAACCAAATCCGCAACAGCAAACTGGAGGAAAAAAGAGGGGCAGAGGAGGGGAAGAGTGCTACATGGCCTGG AAAATACAACACGCTGATCCAGGCTCAGGCGCGAGAGTTGTCACACTTACGGCAGAGGATGCGTGAGGGACGAGGAATTTGCCACATCCTCACGCAGCACTTGGGCGACACCACCAAGGCGTTCGAAGAGCTGCTCCGGGCCAACGATATCGATTACTACATGGGCCAGAGCTTCCGAGAACAACTTTCCCAGAGTTCCTCACTCATACAGAGGATCAGCATTAAGCTCAGTGGac GAGATCGCTCAGAAGTGCAGGATGACAAAATGGGCCATGAGCTATTAGCTTTAAG GTTGAGTAAAGAGCTCCAACAAAAGGACAAGATAATCGAGTCTCTCCACACAAAGCTGCAGCAACGCCCTGACACGCCCTCCAGCAGCCACGCCCCCTCAGAGACAACAGACCAATCTGACCGCACTTCCTTTGTGTCAGATGAAAGGGCTTCGATAAATGAGGATCTGGAGCTGTGTTCTGATGTGGACGCTGTCAGCGAATACGCCCAGGAGGAACCTGCTCCTAGATCAAATGATGCAg ACCGCCCCTCCTTCCTCCCTGTCCCTCCTTCTATTCAGTCCCCTATCACCCCCTACAGGACAAAGGAAAGTACGACAGGTACCGAGG GTGTCTATTCCGTCCCCTTGTATGGTTCTTTGCCGTTGGCTCAGACCCACCCCTGGTCCAACTCCTCAAATAACTTAACCTCTGACCCATTGCCCTTTTTTGGGCCACTGACACCACAACAGCACCAGCAGGGTCTGCGCAGACCACCAATCCGAA GTTTTAGTTTACCACATTCACTGAGCAGCTATCCACTGATGGGCTCTGCACTTCCTGATCCCTCACATTACACCCAGCTATCTCATCATTCCCTTCACCAGCCCCAGAAATCAGATAGCAGCCTGGTAGGAAGTAGTGCACCATGGGACATGGACAGCATCATTCAGCCAATCATAGGCTTGACTGGAGCACCTGGTTACCAGTCAGGAAACAGCCATTCAG GTGTGGACCTGATCGAGGAGCATCTTCGTGAGATCCGTACTCTGCGCCAACGTCTGGAGGACTCCATCAGGACCAACGAGAGGCTGAGACAACAGCTGGAGACTCGCCTGGCCAAGGCTGCCAGAGACGGAG CACCCACAAATATCTACATCCAAGGCCTGGACACGGTCACTCAGCTGTCCAATGAGATCCGAGTGTTGAAGGAGGAGAATCTGAGTCTCCAGTCCAGGCTGCAGGCGAGCAGGG ACAACATCGAGGAGGTGGAGCAGTTAAGGGAGGCGGTGCTGTCTGGGCGGGCGCGGCTGAAGCAGGCAGAGTTAGAGGCGGAGCAGTGGAAGGAGGAGCTGAGGAGGCATCAGACGCACAGCTGTGAACAGAGTCAGCAGATTCAGCAGCTACGGCAGGAGAGGCAGAGCAACCAGGAGCACAACAACAG gtTACAGCATGAGGTTAGTCTGCTCCAGCAGCAGCTCTCCGAAAGCAGACAGCTGCTGCACTCCCTGCAGTGTGAACTCCAGCTATATGACCGAGTGTGTACAGGAAGCAAGAGCGCCCCCACAG GTTATCTCTCGGGTCTCCCGTACTCCTCTGCTCCAGCTGTGGGAGAACTCAACCAGTTGCTAATGGAGGTCCGGGCTCTACGGGCCCAGCTGGAGCGCAGCGTCCAGGAGAACAGCGCTCTGAGGATACAGCTGCAGAAACAGCTGGAGCAACAATTAAACTCAGCCAGCTTGGAGCAAAGACCTTCATCCCTCATGCCAGCCAGCCCACTTCGGGATGCTCTCTATAGGAGGCAGCTACTACACG ACCCGTCTCCTTCTCCTCCAGTGAGGGACGTTGGTCCGTTCCCTTCCGGTCCCCCGTGTTCTCCGTATTCAGAGCTTGAAGAGAGCTCACTCACAGCTAACG